From Pseudomonas fluorescens:
AAGATCAAGCGCGGCAACCCGCTGGACACCGAAACCATGGTCGGCGCCCAGGCGTCCGAGCAGCAATACGACAAGATCCTGTCCTACCTGAAAATCGCCCAGGAAGAGGGCGCCGAGTTGCTCACCGGCGGCGCGGCCGAGCGCCTGGAGGGGGACCTGTCCAGCGGTTACTACATCCAGCCGACCCTGCTCAAGGGCCACAACAAGATGCGCGTGTTCCAGGAAGAAATCTTCGGCCCGGTGGTGGGCATCACCACCTTCAAGGACGAAGCCGAAGCCCTGGCGATCGCCAACGACAGCGAATTCGGCCTGGGTGCCGGGCTGTGGACCCGTGATATCAACCGTGCCTACCGCATGGGCCGGGCGATCAAGGCCGGCCGCGTGTGGACCAACTGCTACCACCTGTACCCGGCGCATGCCGCGTTTGGCGGCTACAAGAAGTCCGGCGTGGGGCGTGAGAACCACAAGATGATGTTGGATCACTACCAGCAGACCAAGAACCTGCTGGTGAGCTACGACATCAATCCGTTGGGGTTCTTCTAACCCTCCGATGCAACGCGGTCCCCTGTGGGAGGGGGCTTGCCCCCGATAGCGGTGTGTCAGTCACAGCTGTTTCAGCTGACACGCCCTCATCGGGGGCAAGCCCCCTCCCACATGTTGCTCCCCGTACGTTCGCGACCAATGCAGTGCCCGCACTCGTTCGAAAGCAGCATTCGTACCCCGCCCCTCCCACATGTTGCTCCCTGTACGTTCGCGACTAATGCAGTGCCCTCACTCGTTCGAAAGTAGCATTCGCACCCCCATCCCCCCATGCATTAATGCCTTCACCGGAATCTTCCGGCACAACAAGAGGATCGCCCCATGTGGACTAAACCCGCGTTTACCGACCTGCGTATCGGCTTTGAAGTGACCATGTACTTCGCCAGCCGCTGATCCACCCCCGGCCAGCCACGCGCTGGCCGGGCTCGTTTTGGGAATGACCCTTTGGTCTGATTGCATTCGTCCGCGAATGGGTTAGTGTGAAGTGCATCTCCCAAAAATAATAACAACAGGCTTTCCAATGAGCCCAAATCTGAGCCTCCTGCGTAAATTCGTCTCGCCTGAAATCATCTTTGGTGCCGGCTGCCGGCACAACGTCGGTAATTACGCCAAGACCTTTGGTGCGCGCAAGGTCCTGGTGGTCAGCGACCCTGGTGTGATCGCCGCGGGTTGGGTGGCCGATGTGGAAGCCAGCCTGCAAGCCATCGGCATCGACTATTGCCTGTACAGCGACGTATCACCCAACCCGCGCGTCGAAGAAGTGATGCTGGGCGCCGAGGTGTACCGCGACAACCATTGCGACGTGATCGTTGCCATCGGTGGCGGCAGCCCCATGGACTGCGGCAAGGCCATCGGCATTGTGGTCGCCCATGGGCGCAACATCCTCGAATTCGAAGGGGTGGACACCCTTCGCGTGCCCAGCCCGCCGTTGATCCTGATCCCCACCACCGCCGGCACGTCGGCGGATGTCTCGCAGTTCGTGATCATTTCCAACCAACAGGAACGCATGAAGTTCTCCATCGTCAGCAAGGCGGTGGTGCCGGATGTGTCGCTGATCGACCCGGAAACCACGGCCAGCATGGACCCGTTCCTGTCCGCCTGTACCGGTATCGACGCGCTGGTGCATGCCATCGAAGCGTTCGTGTCCACCGGCCACGGCCCGCTCACCGATCCCCATGCGTTGGAAGCCATGCGCTTGATCAACGGCAATCTGGTGCAGATGATCGCCAACCCCGGTGACATTGCCCTGCGCGAGAAGATCATGCTCGGCAGCATGCAGGCCGGCTTGGCGTTCTCCAATGCGATCCTCGGCGCGGTGCATGCCATGTCCCACAGCCTCGGCGGGTTTCTCGACCTGCCCCATGGCTTGTGCAACGCGGTGCTGGTGGAACACGTGGTGGCGTTCAACTACAACTCGGCGCCGGAGCGTTTCAAGGTGATTGCCGAGACGTTCGGCATCGACTGCCGGGGCCTCAACCATCGGCAGATTCGTGGGCGGTTGGTGGAGCATCTGATTGCCCTGAAACACGCGATCGGCTTTCACGAAACCCTCGGTTTGCACGGGGTGCGCGTGGCGGATATTCCGTTCCTGTCCCAGCATGCCATGCACGACCCGTGCATCCTCACCAACCCCCGTGAGTCGAGCCAGCGTGACGTCGAGGTCGTCTATGGCGAAGCTCTCTGACGACCAGCAGCGCGCCCTGGCCGGGTTGCTGGGGCTGGGCGACCAGTCGGCGCGCAAGAGCCATTACCCGGAACTGACCGCGCGGCTCGATGAGCTGGAGGCCGAGCGCAAGCGCTACATCCGCCTTAACGATGAGCTGGAGCAACGGGTGGCGGCGCGCACCGATGAGTTGCTGGAAGCCAACCGCAACCTGCAACAGCAGATCGCCCAGCGCGAACAGGTCGAACAGGAACTGCGCGATGCCCGCGATGCCGCCGAGGCCGCCAACCGCAGCAAGGACAAATACCTCGCCGCCGCCAGCCATGACCTGTTGCAACCGCTCAACGCCGCGCGCCTGTTGATCGCCACCCTGCGCGAACGCAACTTGCCCAGCGTCGAGCAGGTGCTGGTCGAGCGCACCCACCAGGCCCTGGAAGGCGCCGAGGATTTGCTCACCGACCTGCTGGATATCTCGCGGCTCGACCAGGCCGCGGTCAAGCCGGATGTGGCGGTGTATCGCCTGGATGAACTGTTTGCGCCGCTGGTCTCGGAATTCCAGTCAGTGGCCTTGGCCGCCGGGCTCAATCTGCGCGCGCATACCGGCCACTACGCGATTTGCACCGACTTGCGCCTGGTCACGCGCATCCTGCGCAATTTCCTCAGCAACGCCTGCCGTTACACCGACGACGGCTGCATCCTGCTCGGCGCGCGCCGCCGTGGCGACCGCCTGCGCCTGGAAGTGTGGGACACCGGGCGCGGCATCCCGGCCGATCGGCTCGACGCGATCTTCCTCGAATTCAACCAGCTGGACGTCGGCCGTGCCTCGGACCGCAAGGGCGTGGGCCTGGGCTTGGCGATTGTCGAGCGCATCGCCGAGATCCTCGGCTACCCGGTGGCGGTGCGCTCGTGGCCGGGGCGCGGGTCGATGTTCAGCATCGAAGTGCCCATCAGCGAGGACATGCCGTTGGCCATCAGCCAGTTGCCGGTGCAAGCGACGACGGGCAACCCCTTGCCGGGGCGGCGTTTGCTGGTGCTGGATAACGAACTCAGCATCCTGGAAAGCATGAGCGCGCTGCTCGGCCAGTGGGGCTGCGAGGTGGTTACCGCCACCGACCAGGCCGGCGCCTTGCTGGCGTTGCAGGGCAGGGCGCCGGAGTTGATCCTGGCGGACTACCATCTCGACCACGGCGTGGTGGGTTGCGAGGTGGTCAAGTACCTGCGCGAGCACTTCGACCAGCCGATTCCCGCGGTGATCATCACGGCTGACCGCACCGACCAATGCCGGCGCATGCTGCGGCGGCTGGACGCGCCATTGTTGAACAAACCGGTCAAGCCCGGGAAGTTGCGGGCGGTATTGAGCCAGTTATTGGCCTAGGGTCTTGATACCTGTCAACACCGCCTGCGGCATTTTGCGCCATGCTCCCTGCCTGATTTGACGGCCGACGGAGAACCCCATGAGCGCCCCCGTAACAACCGCTGCATCCTTCAAGTTGCCCCTGGGCCTGGTCGTCGCCGTGCTGGTGATGGTCGGGGTGCTGCTGTTGCCGATGCCCGCCGACTTGCCGGTGGCGGGGCATCGCATGCTGGCGATCCTCGCGTTTGCCGTGGTGGTGTGGATCACCGAGGCGGTGTCGTATGAAGCCAGCGCGATCATGATCACTTCGCTGATGGCGTTCCTGCTCGGCACCGCGCCGTCGCTGCAGGACCCCACGCACCTGATCGGTTCCAGCCCGGCCATCAGCATGGCGCTTACCGGCTTTTCCAACCCCGCGCTCGCGCTGGTGGCGGGCGCGTTGTTCATCGCCGCCGCCATGACTCACACCGGTCTGGACCGGCGTATCGCCCTGGTCACCCTGACGCGGGTGGGCACCAGCACGCGCGGCATTCTGCTGGGGGCGATCGCGGTGACTATCCTGCTCAGCCTTGTCGTCCCCAGCGCCACCGCGCGCAGTGCCTGTGTGGTGCCGATCATGATGGGCGTGGTCGCTGCGTTTGGCGTCGACAAACGCTCCAACATCGCTGCGGGCTTGATGATCGTGGTGGCCCAGGGCACCAGCATCTGGAACGTCGGCATCCAGACCGCCGCCGCACAAAACCTGCTGACCGTGGGCTTTATGGACAAGATGCTCGGCCAGCGCGTGTCGTGGATCGACTGGCTTATCGCAGGTGCGCCATGGGCGCTGATCATGTCGGCGGTGCTGTTGTTCCTGGTGATCAAGCTGCTGCCGCCGGAAAGCGACAGCATCCCTGGCGGCAAAGAGGCGGTGGCGCAGTCGCTGGTGGATATCGGCCCGATGACCGGGCCGCAGAAGCGCCTGCTGGCTGTGTCGGTGCTGCTTCTGCTGGCCTGGGCCACGGAAGGGCGCCTGCACAACTTCGACACCACCTCGACGACCTATGCCGGCCTGGTGTTCCTGTTGTTGCCGGGCATTGGCGTGATGACCTGGAAGGACGTGCAATCGCGTATCCCGTGGGGCACGGTGATCGTGTTTGGCGTGGGCATCAGCCTGGGCACGGCGCTGCTGACCACCCAGGCCGGGCAGTGGCTGGGTTCCCAGGTGGTGGCGCACACCGGCTTGGACCACGTGGGGCCGCTGGGGGTGTTTGCGATTCTTGGGGCATTCTTGATCGTGATCCACTTGGGGTTTGCCAGCCCCACGGCATTGACCTCGGCGTTGCTGCCGATCCTGATTGCGGTGTTGCAGACCCTGCCGGGGGAATTCAACCGGTTGGGGGTGACGATGCTGTTGGGGTTTGTCGTCAGCTACGGGTTTATCCTGCCGATCAACGCGCCGCAGAACATGGTGTGTTTGGGGACTGGGACGTTTACGGCACGGCAGTTTGCCAAGGTGGGGATTTTGGTCACGTTGATCGGCTACCTGCTGATGCTGGTGTTTGCGGCGACTTACTGGAGCTGGCTCGGCTGGATCTGATAGGGCGTGTGGTCTCCAATACAAAGGAGATCCAATGTGGGAGGGGGCAAGCCCCTCCCACATTTTGATCTCCATGGACCAGATAGACCTTGCTCTGTACCCAACCCAGAAAGCTGGTCAGCCCAGACGCCGCCATCACCGCCAACCCCCATACTTGACCTTGCCCACGCCAGGCATCAATTGCCCCTTCAACATGGCAAGATGAACTCCTCTCAGGTTTACTACTCCCTGAGTAATGGAGTCACCGACCTTGCGTGTCGGCTCATCAAGGTCACCGAATGGACAAATACACCCCCCGCACCTGGCAGCCTCACGAGCGCCCGAGCCTGCCGGGCTCGCCGTCGACGCCGTTGCACCCCACCCACAAGCGCTGGCTGTATGCCTTGGTCGGCGTACTCGTAGCCATCACCGGCGGCCTGGGCAACTCGCTGGTGATCGCCAACCTGCAATACCTGCAAGGCGCCTTGGGCGCGACCACCGCGGAAATGGCCTGGTTGCCCGCCGCCTATGTGATGACCAACGTGTGCATGAACCTGCTGCTGGTGAAGTTTCGCCAGCAATTCGGCCTGCGTGCGTTTACCGAGGTGTTCCTGGTGCTCTATGCACTGGTGACCTTCGGCCACTTGTTCGTCAACGACCTCAACTCGGCCATCGCCGTGCGGGCAGCCCACGGGATGGTGGGGGCGGCGCTCAGTTCCCTGGGTTTGTACTACATGATCCAGGCGTTCCCCGCCAAATGGCGCTTGAAGGCGCTGGTGCTGGGGTTGGGGACCGCGCAGCTGGCCTTGCCCCTGGCGCGGTTGTTCTCCGAAGACCTGCTGCAAATCGCCGAATGGCGCGGCTTGTACCTGTTCGAACTGGGCATGGCGCTGATCTGCCTGGGCTGCGTGTTCCTGCTCAAGTTGCCGCCCGGCGACCGTTTCAAGACCTTTGAAAAACTCGACTTCCTCACCTTCGCCATTCTCGCCAGCGGTGTGGCGCTGCTCTGCGCGGTGCTGTCCTTGGGGCGCATCGACTGGTGGCTGGAAGCGCCGTGGATCGGCGTGGCCTCGGCCTGTTCCCTGGTGTTGATCATGACTGGCCTGGCCATTGAGCATAATCGTGCCAACCCGCTGCTGATGACCCGTTGGCTGGGCAGCGGCACCATGATTCGCCTGGCGCTGGCGGTGATCCTGATTCGCATGGTGTTGTCCGAGCAGTCCACCGGCGCGGTGGGGTTCATGCAGATGTTGAACATGAGCTACGAGCAGATGCACACGCTGTACGTGGTGATGCTGGCCGGGGCGATCAGCGGGCTGGTGGTCAGTGCGCTGACGATCAACCCGGCGCACTTGCTGATGCCGCTGGTGATTGCCCTGGCGCTGATGGCCACCGGCTCGGTGATGGACAGTTTCTCCAGTAACCTGACCCGCCCGCAGAACCTGTATATCAGCCAGTTCCTGCTAGGCTTTGGCGGCACCTTCTTTTTGGGGCCGACCATGGTGCTGGGGACTAAAAACGTGCTGACCAACCCACGCAACCTGGTGAGTTTCTCGGTGATGTTCGGGATCTGCCAAAACCTCGGCGGCCTGATCGGCGCGGCGTTGCTCGGCACGTTCCAGGTGGTGCGCGAGAAGTTTCACTCCAGCATGATCGTCGAACACCTGACCTTGCTCGACCCTCGCGTGGCCGCCCGCGTGCAGGGCGGCGGCTCGGCCTATGGCGGCATCGTCGCTGACCCGGAGTTGCGCAACCTCATGGGGATTCGCAGCCTGGCCACCGCGGCAACCCGTGAGGCCAATGTCATGGCCTACAACGATGTGTTCATGCTGATCGCGATCATCGCGATCCTGACCATGATCTGGATCTTTATCCGCAGTCTGTGGCTGATGAGCACCACTAAAGCAGCCACTCCCGTTCAACCCAGCGGCGCCTCTTCATGACCGAACCGACCACGACCACTACCAATGCCATCGCCGCCACCCCGGAAGGCACCACACCACCGGGGGCCACCGTCACCGAACCGCGCTCCCTGTGGGTACGCATCCTTTCGTCCCTGGGCTTTGCCGCGATTGCCCTGGTGGGCGTGCTGGTCGTGCTGTACGCCTGGCAGCTGCCGCCGTTCAGCAGCGCGGTGGAAACCACCGAGAACGCCCTGGTGCGCGGCCAGGTGACCATTATCGGCCCGCAGCTCAGCGGCTATGTGTTCGAGGTGCCGGTGCAGGACTTCCAGTACGTCAAGGCCGGCGACTTGCTGGTGCGCCTGGATGACCGCATCTACCAGCAGCGCCTCGACCAGGCCCTGGCCCAACTGGCGGTGCAGAAGGCTTCACTGGCCAATGTGGTGCAGCAACGCAACAGTGCCGAAGCAACGATCAAACTGCGCCAGGCCGCATTGGTGGACAGCCAGGCGCAGGCGCGCAAAAGCACCGCCGACTTGCGGCGCAATGAAGCGTTGATCAGCGACGGTTCGGTGTCCAAGCGCGAGCTGGACGTAACCCGCGCCGCCCATGCACAGACTATTGCGGCGGTCGCGCAAGCCCAGGCCAGCCTGGAAATCGCGCGGCAGGATTTGCAGACGGTCATCGTCAATCGCGGTTCCCTGGAAGCGGCCGTGGCCAGTGCCGAAGCGGCGTTGGAGTTGGCGCGTATCGACCTGTCCAACACCCGCATTACTGCACCCCGTGACGGTCAACTGGGGCAGATTGGCGTGAGGCTGGGTGCCTACGTCAACTCTGGCGCGCAGTTGATGGCGCTGGTGCCGAAGCACCTGTGGGTGATCGCGAATATGAAGGAAACCCAGATGAACAACGTGCAGGTGGGCCAACCGGTGACCTTCACCGTGGATGCGCTGAACCACCGCAAGTTTCGCGGCACAGTGCAGCATATATCCCCAGCCACCGGCTCGGAGTTCAGCCTGTTGCAGGCGGATAACGCCACGGGCAACTTTGTGAAGATTGCCCAGCGCGTGCCGGTAAGGATTACCGTGGACCCGGATCAGGCTGAGAGTGAACGGCTGCGGCCGGGGTTGTCGGTGGTGGTGAGTATCGACACGGCTGGGCGCCTGAAAAACTCCCCACCTTGAGCATGGCGTTGATCCCTGTAGGAGCGAGCTAGCTCGCGAAGATCGTCAACGATAACGCGGGGGGCCTGATGCCCCGCGTTGCCCTGAGGTTTTTCGCGAGCAAGCTCGCTCCTACAGGGGGGTGTATTTCAGGTTGAAATTGAGTTGGACCGACTGGTTGTGTTCCAGCAGTGTCAGGCCCGGCCGCCCTGGCAGGTGATGAGCATTCACCGGATGGCTCACCGGCTCGATGCAAAAGAACCCCAACCCCGGCGGGCAGTACAGCAGGAAGTAATCGGCCCCGCTGGCCTGGCATTCCAGCGCATAGCCCAGTTCCGGCTGTTCGATCCGGCAATACCCGTCCCACTGGCAAAAGCCGTTGTCCACCGCGCCTTCGGGCAGGTTTTTCAATGCCTGGAAATCCCACTCTCCCGGCACCGCTGCCAACCCGGTCGGCAGCTTGGACGCATCACTCATCCACACCTGTGCGGCCTTGGCCTGCAACCGGGTGCCCGGTCGGCGTGGAAAATACGGATGCAGGCCCACGCCATGCCACGCCGCTGTTGCAGCCAGGTGCGTCACCCGCAGTTCGATACCTAGAACCCCGTCGCTCAAGCGAATACGCTGCTCGGCGCGGTAGGCAAACGGCGTGGCGCATTCGAGCGCCAGCACCACCTCATCCGCCGCCTGGCTGACCACTTGCCACCCGTGCTGCCAGGCAGAGCCATGAATCGGCAGCGGATCGGTCAGGCTGTTGGGCGTGAGTGCCAGCCAACAGTCGGGGTTGTCGAAACCGCCATGGGCAATGCGGTTGGACCAGGGTACCAACGGATAGCACCCCAGCTTGCCCGGCAAACCGGTATGGATCGCCTGCTCATCGTTGTGTCGCAGCAACGGCTGCCCAGTGGCACGCACTGTCCAGTTGACGATGCTGCCGCCCACGGCCGGGTTCAAGGTCAGGTGGGTGAGGTTATCTTCAAGTTCAATCATCATCACAGCACCACACTGGGCAGCCACAACGACAGCGCCGGAACGTAGGTCACCGCCATCAACACCAGGAACAGCACCGCATAGAACGGCAGCAACGCCTTCACGGTCCGCTCGATACTGACCTTGCCCACGGCCGCCCCCACAAACAGCACCGCGCCCACCGGCGGCGTAATCAAACCGATGCCCAGGTTCACCAGCATGATCATGCCGAAGTGCACCGGGTCGACGCCGATGCCGAGCACCACGGGCAGCAAAATCGGGGTAAGGATCAGGATCAGCGGCGCCATGTCCATCACCGTGCCGAGCAACAGCAGCATGGCGTTGATGCACATCAGGATCACGTAGCGGTTGTCCGACAGGGTCAGGAACAGCGTGGTGATCTTCGCCGGGATCTGCATCAGGGTCATGATGTAGCCGAAGCTGGCGGCGAAGGCGATCAGGATCATCACGATGGAAATGGTGCGTACCGTGCGGTGCATCAGCTTGGGCAGTTCGCTCCATTTGTAGTCGCGGTAGATGAACATGGTCACGAAGAACGCCCACAGCACCGCGATCGCGGCGGATTCGGTGGCGGTAAAGATGCCGGAGAGGATGCCGCCGAGGATGATCACCATGGCCATCAGGCCCCACAGCGCGTCGGCGCAGATTTTCAGCGCTTGCTTCAAGGGAATGACTTCGCCCTTGGGGTAATTGCGCTTTTTGGCGAAGATCAGGCACAGCACCATCAGGCACGCGCTCATCAACAGGCCGGGGACCACACCGGCCATGAACAACGAGGCGATCGACACCGTGCCGCCCGCTGCCAGGGAGTAGAGCACCGAGTTATGGCTGGGTGGCGTCAACAGTGCCTGCACCGAACCGCTGATGGTCACCGCGGTGGCGAATTCTCGGGGATAGCCACGGCGTTCCATCTCCGGGATCAGCACCGAGCCGACCGAGGCCGTGTCGGCCACCGACGAACCGGAGATCGCGCCGAAAAACGTCGAGGCCATGATGTTGACCAAGGACAGGCCGCCGCGCACAAAGCCCACCAGCACGCCGGCAAACGCCACCAGGCGGCGCGACATGCCGCCCTCGGCCATGATCGCCCCGGCCAGCACGAAGAACGGAATCGCCATCAGCGAAAATTTATTTACCCCGCCGGCCACCTGGATCATCAGGGCCTGGAACGGGATGTCGATCCACCACGCGCCAATCAATGCCGACAAACCCAGGGCGTAGGCCACCGGCATGCCGATCAGGATCAAGGCAATAAAGCTGCCCAACAGAATCAATGCGTCCATATCAGGCGGCCCCTTCGCTTTCTTCCACCAGGTCGAGGCGCACCACGCGCCGGTTGCTCTGGTCACCGAGCAGGAGTTTTTCCACCACAAAGACCAGGGTCAGCAGCCCGCCAATCGGGATCGGCATATAGGTGATGCCCACGCGCAGGGTCGGGATGGCGCTCATGAACTGGTTCCAGGTGGACAGGCACAGCTTGGTGCCCCAAATGGCCATGAACAGGCAGATGGTGCCCATCAGCAGCTGCGAGACGATGCCGATGACCCGGCGTTGGCGGGGCGGCAGGCGGTCGGTGATCATCGCCACCGACATGTGTGCGCCAGCGCGATAGCTGGCGGCGGCGCCGATAAAGGTGAACACCAGCATCAGCAGGATGGCGGTAGGCTCCGGCCAGCTGGAGCCGGTGCCGAGGATGTAGCGGGCGAAGATGCCCCAGGGAATGATCAGTGCCACCCCGAGAACCGAGAGGCCGGCGACCCAGACGCAGGTCATGTAGAGGCGGTCGTTGATGCGCAGCAGTAGATTCTTCATGGCGTTCACCGTAACCGGGCGCGTCGATGCCGACCGCGCCGGGCCTTTTGCGAGAGGCAGGGAAGGTTATTGAACGGCGTCGATGCGCGCGATGATGTCGGCGTAGGGCGCGCCGTACTTGGCGCGAACCGCTGCGGTGGCGTCGTAGAAGGGTTTTTTGTCGACGCTGATGAACTCGACACCGGCGGCCTTGAGCTTGGTTTCGCTGCTGGCGGACTTGGCATCCCACAGCGCGCGCTCATCGGCCTGGGCGGCCTTGGCGGCGTTTTTCACCATGACTTGCTGCGCCGGGGTGAGCTTGTTCCAGGTGATCTTCGACATCACGATGGGCTCGGGCAGGATCAAGTGTTCGGTGAGGGTGTAGTACTTGGCGTTCTGGAAGTGGTTGTGTTCCAGCAGGGTGGGCGGGTTGTTTTCCGCGCCGTCGATCACCCCGGTCTGCAAGGCACTGAAGATCTCGCCGGTGTCCATGGCGATGCCGTTGGCGCCCATGGCATTAAAGGCGTCGATGAACAGCGGGTTGCCTTGCACGCGGATCTTCATGCCCTTGAGGTCTTCGATCTTGCGCACCGGTTTCTTGGTGTAGAGGTTGCGCGTGCCGCCGTCCATCCAGGCCAGGGCCACCAGGCCGAACTCGGAGTCGGTGATCTTGGCCAGGATCTCATCGCCGATCTCGCCGTCGATGACCTTGCGCATATGCGCCTGGTCACGAAACACGAACGGCAGGTTGAATACGTTCACGTCCGGCACCACGGGCCCGACGATGCCAAGGCTGACGCGGGTCATCTGCACCGCGCCGACCTGGGCCTGCTCGACCACTTCTTTCTCGGAGCCCAAGACCCCGCCGGGGAAGTACTTGAAGGTCAGTTCGCCGTTGCTTTGTTTGGTCAGGGCCTTGCCCATGTTCTCTTCGGCTACGACAGTGGGATAGCCGGCGGGGTGAACGTCGGCGAATTTTATTTCCAGCGCGTGGGCGGCGCCGGTGAACAGGACACTCAGGGGAAGTGCAGCGGCCAGCAAGGTGCGTTTGAAGTCCATGGGAGGTCACTCCTGTGTTGTTATTGTTGTATTCAAGGCACAGCGATGCAGCTAGAGGGTAAACGTTGGCTCAGGCAGTCCTTGGACGCCGGGGTTGAGGGCGAACACGCCGCCGGACAGTGACTGCTCGCTCTGGTCGTCTCGTATCGAGGTGACGAACAGCGTGTCCAGGCGACTGCCGCCAAAGGCGCACATCGTGGGTTTTTTCACCG
This genomic window contains:
- the pqqA gene encoding pyrroloquinoline quinone precursor peptide PqqA produces the protein MWTKPAFTDLRIGFEVTMYFASR
- the ercA gene encoding alcohol dehydrogenase-like regulatory protein ErcA, with the translated sequence MSPNLSLLRKFVSPEIIFGAGCRHNVGNYAKTFGARKVLVVSDPGVIAAGWVADVEASLQAIGIDYCLYSDVSPNPRVEEVMLGAEVYRDNHCDVIVAIGGGSPMDCGKAIGIVVAHGRNILEFEGVDTLRVPSPPLILIPTTAGTSADVSQFVIISNQQERMKFSIVSKAVVPDVSLIDPETTASMDPFLSACTGIDALVHAIEAFVSTGHGPLTDPHALEAMRLINGNLVQMIANPGDIALREKIMLGSMQAGLAFSNAILGAVHAMSHSLGGFLDLPHGLCNAVLVEHVVAFNYNSAPERFKVIAETFGIDCRGLNHRQIRGRLVEHLIALKHAIGFHETLGLHGVRVADIPFLSQHAMHDPCILTNPRESSQRDVEVVYGEAL
- a CDS encoding hybrid sensor histidine kinase/response regulator, whose amino-acid sequence is MAKLSDDQQRALAGLLGLGDQSARKSHYPELTARLDELEAERKRYIRLNDELEQRVAARTDELLEANRNLQQQIAQREQVEQELRDARDAAEAANRSKDKYLAAASHDLLQPLNAARLLIATLRERNLPSVEQVLVERTHQALEGAEDLLTDLLDISRLDQAAVKPDVAVYRLDELFAPLVSEFQSVALAAGLNLRAHTGHYAICTDLRLVTRILRNFLSNACRYTDDGCILLGARRRGDRLRLEVWDTGRGIPADRLDAIFLEFNQLDVGRASDRKGVGLGLAIVERIAEILGYPVAVRSWPGRGSMFSIEVPISEDMPLAISQLPVQATTGNPLPGRRLLVLDNELSILESMSALLGQWGCEVVTATDQAGALLALQGRAPELILADYHLDHGVVGCEVVKYLREHFDQPIPAVIITADRTDQCRRMLRRLDAPLLNKPVKPGKLRAVLSQLLA
- a CDS encoding DASS family sodium-coupled anion symporter, which encodes MSAPVTTAASFKLPLGLVVAVLVMVGVLLLPMPADLPVAGHRMLAILAFAVVVWITEAVSYEASAIMITSLMAFLLGTAPSLQDPTHLIGSSPAISMALTGFSNPALALVAGALFIAAAMTHTGLDRRIALVTLTRVGTSTRGILLGAIAVTILLSLVVPSATARSACVVPIMMGVVAAFGVDKRSNIAAGLMIVVAQGTSIWNVGIQTAAAQNLLTVGFMDKMLGQRVSWIDWLIAGAPWALIMSAVLLFLVIKLLPPESDSIPGGKEAVAQSLVDIGPMTGPQKRLLAVSVLLLLAWATEGRLHNFDTTSTTYAGLVFLLLPGIGVMTWKDVQSRIPWGTVIVFGVGISLGTALLTTQAGQWLGSQVVAHTGLDHVGPLGVFAILGAFLIVIHLGFASPTALTSALLPILIAVLQTLPGEFNRLGVTMLLGFVVSYGFILPINAPQNMVCLGTGTFTARQFAKVGILVTLIGYLLMLVFAATYWSWLGWI
- a CDS encoding MFS transporter, which translates into the protein MDKYTPRTWQPHERPSLPGSPSTPLHPTHKRWLYALVGVLVAITGGLGNSLVIANLQYLQGALGATTAEMAWLPAAYVMTNVCMNLLLVKFRQQFGLRAFTEVFLVLYALVTFGHLFVNDLNSAIAVRAAHGMVGAALSSLGLYYMIQAFPAKWRLKALVLGLGTAQLALPLARLFSEDLLQIAEWRGLYLFELGMALICLGCVFLLKLPPGDRFKTFEKLDFLTFAILASGVALLCAVLSLGRIDWWLEAPWIGVASACSLVLIMTGLAIEHNRANPLLMTRWLGSGTMIRLALAVILIRMVLSEQSTGAVGFMQMLNMSYEQMHTLYVVMLAGAISGLVVSALTINPAHLLMPLVIALALMATGSVMDSFSSNLTRPQNLYISQFLLGFGGTFFLGPTMVLGTKNVLTNPRNLVSFSVMFGICQNLGGLIGAALLGTFQVVREKFHSSMIVEHLTLLDPRVAARVQGGGSAYGGIVADPELRNLMGIRSLATAATREANVMAYNDVFMLIAIIAILTMIWIFIRSLWLMSTTKAATPVQPSGASS
- a CDS encoding HlyD family secretion protein, translating into MTEPTTTTTNAIAATPEGTTPPGATVTEPRSLWVRILSSLGFAAIALVGVLVVLYAWQLPPFSSAVETTENALVRGQVTIIGPQLSGYVFEVPVQDFQYVKAGDLLVRLDDRIYQQRLDQALAQLAVQKASLANVVQQRNSAEATIKLRQAALVDSQAQARKSTADLRRNEALISDGSVSKRELDVTRAAHAQTIAAVAQAQASLEIARQDLQTVIVNRGSLEAAVASAEAALELARIDLSNTRITAPRDGQLGQIGVRLGAYVNSGAQLMALVPKHLWVIANMKETQMNNVQVGQPVTFTVDALNHRKFRGTVQHISPATGSEFSLLQADNATGNFVKIAQRVPVRITVDPDQAESERLRPGLSVVVSIDTAGRLKNSPP
- a CDS encoding aldose 1-epimerase, whose protein sequence is MIELEDNLTHLTLNPAVGGSIVNWTVRATGQPLLRHNDEQAIHTGLPGKLGCYPLVPWSNRIAHGGFDNPDCWLALTPNSLTDPLPIHGSAWQHGWQVVSQAADEVVLALECATPFAYRAEQRIRLSDGVLGIELRVTHLAATAAWHGVGLHPYFPRRPGTRLQAKAAQVWMSDASKLPTGLAAVPGEWDFQALKNLPEGAVDNGFCQWDGYCRIEQPELGYALECQASGADYFLLYCPPGLGFFCIEPVSHPVNAHHLPGRPGLTLLEHNQSVQLNFNLKYTPL
- a CDS encoding TRAP transporter large permease, which translates into the protein MDALILLGSFIALILIGMPVAYALGLSALIGAWWIDIPFQALMIQVAGGVNKFSLMAIPFFVLAGAIMAEGGMSRRLVAFAGVLVGFVRGGLSLVNIMASTFFGAISGSSVADTASVGSVLIPEMERRGYPREFATAVTISGSVQALLTPPSHNSVLYSLAAGGTVSIASLFMAGVVPGLLMSACLMVLCLIFAKKRNYPKGEVIPLKQALKICADALWGLMAMVIILGGILSGIFTATESAAIAVLWAFFVTMFIYRDYKWSELPKLMHRTVRTISIVMILIAFAASFGYIMTLMQIPAKITTLFLTLSDNRYVILMCINAMLLLLGTVMDMAPLILILTPILLPVVLGIGVDPVHFGMIMLVNLGIGLITPPVGAVLFVGAAVGKVSIERTVKALLPFYAVLFLVLMAVTYVPALSLWLPSVVL
- a CDS encoding TRAP transporter small permease; this translates as MKNLLLRINDRLYMTCVWVAGLSVLGVALIIPWGIFARYILGTGSSWPEPTAILLMLVFTFIGAAASYRAGAHMSVAMITDRLPPRQRRVIGIVSQLLMGTICLFMAIWGTKLCLSTWNQFMSAIPTLRVGITYMPIPIGGLLTLVFVVEKLLLGDQSNRRVVRLDLVEESEGAA